The nucleotide sequence CGTGAAAAGCGTCGGTTCTCATCGGGCTGTTTTGATCGAAATATGATTGTGGAATTAAGTGTTCGCGATTGTAACAATCGCCTTCGCTGTTGTAATTTCCACATTGATCCATAATTACGGTGTAATTATAAGGGTCAGCAGCAACGGGTTTTTCAGAATAAATATCTAAAATGGTATTGTCGTTTTCATAATATTTATCGCGAAAGCCATTTTTAATGGCATTATCACTGTATAAATCCCATAAGCCACCGTAAGTTAAGTCGATATGGTTTGCTGAAATTATTGTTTTTAATTGCGATTTTAAAGCGTATCCTGTTCCAGTAGCACTATTGTAATAATTTGCTGGTGCCTGCGCAAAAATTGTAAATGAACAACAAATAGTTACAATAAAGGAGATAATTTTTTTCATATTTTTAATTATTTAACACGTTCCATTAAACACATATAGAAACCATCAAAACCAGTTTGCGATGCCAATACTTTTTCATCTTTAATAAATTTAAAGTTCTGACCAAATTCGGTTTTTAGAAAATGGTTTATTTGTTTTTCATTTTCAGAAGGAAGAATAGAACAAGTGGCATAAACCAATTTTCCGCCCACTTTTACCATTTTACTGTAATTTTCTAAAACTTCTTGCTGTGTTTTTTTTATGTTATCAATAAATTCTGGTTGCAATTTCCATTTGCTATCCGGGTTGCGTTTTAAAACGCCCAAGCCCGAACAAGGTGCATCAATCAGTACACGGTCTGCTTTGTCGTGTAATTTTTTTATTACTTTGGTTGAATCTATAATACGATATTCCACATTAAAAACACCGTTTCGCTTGGCACGAATTTTTAACTGCTTTTGTTTGCTTTCGTATAAATCCATAGCAATGATTTGCCCTTTATTTTCCATTTTGGCAGCAATGTGCAATGTTTTTCCACCGGCCCCCGCACAGGTATCAACCACTCGCATTCCTGGTTGCACATCTAGAAAAGGAACCACTTTTTGCGAAGATGCATCCTGCACCTCAAAAAATCCTTCCTTAAAAAGCGGTGTCATAAAAACATTTGCACGTTCTTTTAAAATTAAAGCATCGGGATATTTGTCATTGAACGTTGTTTCAATATCCAAATCCATTAATTGTGCACGGAGTTTTTGCTTATTGGTTTTTAAAGTATTCACTCGTAAAACCACATGCGCTTGTTGGTTTTGTGCGGCTAGTTCTTTAGTCCAAACTTCTTCGCCCAATTCTTTAACACCCAATTCGTCCATCCAATCAGGAATCGATTCACGGTATTTTCTTATTTTAGAAAGTTCGTCGAATTTTCCTTTTATTCTTCGAACGGGAGTGTTTTCAAAATATTTCCAATCAGGTAATGTAATCCCACGTAAAACTGCCCAAACAGCAAAAGTGCGCCAAACATCGTCACGGGTAAAAGGTTCTTTTACCTCGGCAATTTCTGTGTATAATCTTTTCCAACGAACAATTTCGTATATGGTTTCAGCAACAAACTTGCGGTCTTTTGCACCCCAACGAGGATCTCTTTTCAAAGCTTTTGCCACTTCTTTATCGGCATATTCACCATCGTTAAATATGCTTAAAAGTGAATCAATTACAGCAAAAACTAAATTTCTATGTAAACGCATTTTTTTTATTTGAAAAATAAGCCTACAAAGTTACAATTTATATGTTGGTTGTGAAATACTTTTTTTACATAAGCTTTGCGTAAATTTGCATAAATTTTTATTATATGGTTAAAACCGTTATTTTTGATATGGACGGGGTGATTGTTGATACAGAACCTGTGCATAAATATGCTTACTTTAAGCATTTTGAAGAGTTAGGAATTGATGTTTCTGAAGAATTATATGCTACTTTTACTGGAAATTCTACACGAAATGTTTTTCAAAAGTTGAAAGATCAATTTGGCTTGGATCAAGAAGTGGAAGATTTAATACAACGCAAACGTTCGCTTTTTAATGAAGCATTCGACACAAAACCCGATTTGGAATTGATTAGCGGAGTGGAAGAATTAATTAAAGATTTGCACGCAAGTGATGTGGAATTAATTTTGGCATCTTCGGCTTCTAAAAGTACGATTAGCAGAGTTTTTAATCGCTTTAACTTGAACGACTATTTCTCGCATAAAGTGAGTGGAGAAGATTTTGTGAAATCAAAGCCCGACCCTACTATTTTTATACATGCAGCGTCTTTATCTAAAAATAAGAAAGAAGAATGTATTGTTATAGAGGATAGCACAAACGGTGTAAAAGCGGCTTGTGCTGCGGGAATTTATTGTTTGGGATACAACAGCGAGAACTCAAAACTTCAAAATTTAGAAGGAGCTAGTATTTTGGTGGATGATTTTTTTAAAGTTAATGCTGATTTTATAAAGAGTTTGAAATGAAAAATCCGAAAATTAACTTTCGGATTTTTTTATGAATTATTTCACTCTTTCGAATTTGTCAATACTTTCTGATTTTATATAACTCCCTTCAGATTCCACTTCAAACATATTATATAAATGTAATGTGTTTTCGCTCAATACTAAAATTGTATAAGGATATGGGGAGTTTTTTAAAATAAGTTGATTGCCTTTTCTCTCATAAGTTGTTGTACCTTCACTTTCTGATGCTTCATCTGATCCAGATGCTGGAATATAGGTATAATAATTTACCGTATTATCGGCTTTAAACTCATATGTTTTAATAATTCCATACGTAGAACCTTCTTCCTCATCTAAATTATCAATAAGAATTTTCCCATCCATTTCTATTTTCATGTGTGTAGATGTAGCATTCCATTTTCCTAATAAGTGATTTTTTTCTTGCTCTACTGCGGCATCAGTATCGCTGTCATCAGACGAACAAGCTGTTAACGAAGTGAAACCCAATACTGCTATAAACAGTAAAATACTGACTTTTTTCATAAAGTGTTTGTTTAAGTTAATATTTAAGAATTGCAAATATAGTTATTATATTTAATAAAATAAAAATCCACCTATATCGGGTGGATCTTTATTATCTGTATCAGTTGATTAGAACTGTTCTCTTCCTGCAAAGTGGAAAGCAGCTTCAATTTCTGCATTTTCGTCAGAATCTGAACCGTGAACTGCGTTTTCACCGATTGATTTTGCATATTTTTTACGGATTGTTCCTTCAGCAGCATCAGCCGGATTGGTAGCGCCGATTAATGTACGGAAATCTTCCACCGCGTTTTCTTTTTCTAAAATTGCTGCAACAATCGGACCTCTAGACATGAATTCTACTAATTCACCATAAAATGGGCGCTCTGCATGCACTTCGTAAAACTTCTTAGCATCAGCAACTGTTAATTGCGTTAATTTCATTGCAACGATTCTAAAACCGCCTTCAGCAATCATGTTCAATATTCCACCAATACTTCCAGCTTCTACAGCGTCTGGTTTAATCATTGTAAATGTTCTTGTACCTGCCATTTTTTTCTTTGTTTAATTTGGATGCAAAAATAAGTATTTTATAAAATTATAAGCAATTTTATTGTAAATAGTTTGTAATTTTATACAAAGAAAATAAAAATGAAGCACGATATTGAAAGCCGAGATGATTTAGAGCAATTGGTTCGAATTTTTTATGATAAAGTGCGAAGTGATGCCGAATTGGCACCGATTTTTAATTCGATTATCACCGATTGGGAACCTCATTTACAAAAAATTACCGATTTCTGGGAACAACATCTTTTCGGTGTTCAAAAGTATAAAGGTAACCCCATTGAAGTACACAATAAAGTTGATGCTAGAATGAAAAATAATGTTACGGCACACAATTTTGGCACTTGGCTTTTTTATTGGATGCAGACTTTAGACGAACTTTTTGAAGGACCTAATAAGGAAGTTTTGAAATTCAAAGCCCGCAAAATGCAAACTGTTTTCTTTGTAAATATAGTGCAGGCACGATCGAAGACATAAATTTTAAATTAAAATATCACTTTCTAAATCAGATTTTTCAATTAAAAATTCAAAACCTAAACGTTCCACTATTTCAATTACCAGTTTCTTATACCAATTTTCTGATTTTGGGTGAATGTACAAACGTTCAATCATTTCGTTTACATCAATCAACACCTTCACTCCTTCGTTTACTTGCATATCTAAGTGGGTCACATCGGTAATAACACGCACTTCATGTTCGTATTGAAAACTTTTTCGCTTAAAGAGAAAAGGAAAAAAATCATCATCAAACGGAATGTGTTCTTTTTTATAATCAATATAATTTACTTCGCCAATAAACTGATCGGCTTTTGGTTCAATCAACGCTTT is from Paenimyroides aestuarii and encodes:
- a CDS encoding RsmB/NOP family class I SAM-dependent RNA methyltransferase, whose protein sequence is MRLHRNLVFAVIDSLLSIFNDGEYADKEVAKALKRDPRWGAKDRKFVAETIYEIVRWKRLYTEIAEVKEPFTRDDVWRTFAVWAVLRGITLPDWKYFENTPVRRIKGKFDELSKIRKYRESIPDWMDELGVKELGEEVWTKELAAQNQQAHVVLRVNTLKTNKQKLRAQLMDLDIETTFNDKYPDALILKERANVFMTPLFKEGFFEVQDASSQKVVPFLDVQPGMRVVDTCAGAGGKTLHIAAKMENKGQIIAMDLYESKQKQLKIRAKRNGVFNVEYRIIDSTKVIKKLHDKADRVLIDAPCSGLGVLKRNPDSKWKLQPEFIDNIKKTQQEVLENYSKMVKVGGKLVYATCSILPSENEKQINHFLKTEFGQNFKFIKDEKVLASQTGFDGFYMCLMERVK
- a CDS encoding HAD family hydrolase is translated as MVKTVIFDMDGVIVDTEPVHKYAYFKHFEELGIDVSEELYATFTGNSTRNVFQKLKDQFGLDQEVEDLIQRKRSLFNEAFDTKPDLELISGVEELIKDLHASDVELILASSASKSTISRVFNRFNLNDYFSHKVSGEDFVKSKPDPTIFIHAASLSKNKKEECIVIEDSTNGVKAACAAGIYCLGYNSENSKLQNLEGASILVDDFFKVNADFIKSLK
- a CDS encoding lipocalin family protein, which codes for MKKVSILLFIAVLGFTSLTACSSDDSDTDAAVEQEKNHLLGKWNATSTHMKIEMDGKILIDNLDEEEGSTYGIIKTYEFKADNTVNYYTYIPASGSDEASESEGTTTYERKGNQLILKNSPYPYTILVLSENTLHLYNMFEVESEGSYIKSESIDKFERVK
- a CDS encoding nucleoside-diphosphate kinase, with the protein product MAGTRTFTMIKPDAVEAGSIGGILNMIAEGGFRIVAMKLTQLTVADAKKFYEVHAERPFYGELVEFMSRGPIVAAILEKENAVEDFRTLIGATNPADAAEGTIRKKYAKSIGENAVHGSDSDENAEIEAAFHFAGREQF
- a CDS encoding group III truncated hemoglobin, encoding MKHDIESRDDLEQLVRIFYDKVRSDAELAPIFNSIITDWEPHLQKITDFWEQHLFGVQKYKGNPIEVHNKVDARMKNNVTAHNFGTWLFYWMQTLDELFEGPNKEVLKFKARKMQTVFFVNIVQARSKT